Proteins encoded within one genomic window of Cyprinus carpio isolate SPL01 chromosome B22, ASM1834038v1, whole genome shotgun sequence:
- the LOC109076924 gene encoding pyruvate dehydrogenase E1 component subunit beta, mitochondrial — protein MASLRCLLRSGKTAVRAVLRREFHGTPPAAVQVTVRDALNQAMDEELERDERVFLLGEEVAQYDGAYKVSRGLWKKYGDKRIIDTPITEMGFAGIAVGAAMAGLRPICEFMTFNFSMQAIDQVINSAAKTYYMSAGRQSVPIVFRGPNGASAGVAAQHSQCFAAWYGHCPGLKVVSPWSAEDARGLLKSAIRDDNPVVFLENELMYGVPFEMSEESQSKDFLIPIGKAKIERQGNHITVVSHSRMVSLCLDAAAVLAKEGIECEVINMRTIRPLDAEAIETSVMKTNHLITVEGGWPQFGVGGEILARIMEGPAFNYLDAPAVRVTGVDIPMPYAKILEDNSVPQIKDIIFSVKKTLNA, from the exons ATGGCGTCTCTGAGGTGTCTGCTGCGCTCGGGGAAG ACTGCTGTTCGAGCGGTTTTGCGGCGGGAGTTTCACGGGACGCCGCCGGCTGCGGTGCAG GTAACAGTCCGAGATGCCCTCAACCAGGCCATGGATGAGGAGCTGGAGAGGGATGAACGGGTTTTCCTCCTTGGAGAGGAGGTCGCACAGTATGACGGTGCATATAAG GTTAGCAGAGGCCTCTGGAAGAAGTACGGTGACAAACGCATCATTGACACACCAATTACAGAG atGGGCTTTGCTGGCATCGCTGTTGGTGCTGCCATG GCCGGTTTGAGGCCCATTTGTGAGTTCATGACCTTCAACTTCTCCATGCAAGCCATCGATCAGGTCATCAACTCTGCTGCCAAGACCTACTACATGTCTGCCGGCCGGCAGTCCGTCCCGATTGTGTTCCGCGGGCCCAACGGAGCTTCGGCCGGTGTGGCGGCTCAGCACTCCCAGTGCTTCGCGGCCTGGTATGGACACTGTCCTGGTCTGAAGGTGGTCAGTCCCTGGAGCGCAGAGGACGCCAGGGGCCTTCTGAAATCAGCCATCCGTGACGACAACCCTG TGGTGTTTTTGGAGAACGAGCTGATGTACGGTGTGCCGTTTGAGATGTCTGAAGAATCTCAGTCCAAAGACTTCCTCATCCCAATCGGAAAAGCTAAGATTGAAAGACAGG GAAATCACATCACGGTGGTGTCTCATTCCCGAATGGTCAGTCTGTGTCTTGATGCTGCTGCTGTCTTGGCCAAGGAGGGGATCGAGTGTGAG GTGATCAACATGCGCACAATCCGGCCTCTGGACGCGGAAGCCATTGAAACAAGCGTAATGAAAACAAATCATCTCATCACTGTCGAGGGCGGTTGGCCTCAGTTTGGAGTCGGGGGAGAGATTCTTGCCCGGATTATggag GGTCCTGCTTTCAATTACCTCGACGCCCCTGCGGTCCGAGTCACGGGTGTAGATATTCCAATGCCATACGCCAAGATCTTGGAGGATAATAGCGTACCACAAATCAAGGACATCATCTTCTCCGTCAAAAAGACTTTGAATGCTTAA
- the LOC109076930 gene encoding BTB/POZ domain-containing protein KCTD6-like: MENGDWAHMMMDTVTLNVGGHLYTTSLSTLQRYPDSMLGAMFRGDFPTARDAQGNYFIDRDGPLFRYILNFLRTSKLTLPCDFKETELLRKEADFYQIEPLIQCLGDTKPLYPLDTFEQVVELSSTRKLSKYSNPVAVIITQLTITTKVHALLEGISNNFTRWNKHMMDTRDFQVSFFTFGPCDYHQEVSLRVHLVEYISKQGFTIRNTRVHHMSERANENTVEHHWTFCRVAQKVED; encoded by the exons ATGGAGAATGGAGACTGGGCACACATG ATGATGGATACTGTTACCCTAAACGTTGGTGGCCATTTGTACACCACGTCGCTCTCCACCCTCCAACGTTATCCAGACTCTATGTTGGGCGCCATGTTTCGTGGTGATTTTCCCACCGCACGAGATGCCCAGGGCAACTATTTCATAGATCGAGACGGTCCTCTATTCCGTTACATCTTGAACTTTTTACGAACCTCGAAACTGACGCTACCATGTGACTTCAAAGAAACAGAGCTCCTTCGAAAGGAAGCAGACTTCTATCAGATCGAGCCTTTGATCCAGTGTTTAGGAGACACCAAACCCCTTTATCCATTGGACACTTTTGAGCAAGTGGTAGAACTTTCAAGTACTCGTAAGCTGTCCAAGTACTCAAACCCAGTGGCGGTCATTATCACCCAACTCACTATCACCACCAAAGTTCACGCACTACTTGAAGGCATCTCCAACAACTTCACCAGATGGAATAAACACATGATGGACACCAGAGACTTTCAAGTTTCTTTTTTTACCTTTGGACCATGTGATTACCACCAAGAGGTTTCCCTTCGGGTGCATCTGGTGGAGTACATCTCCAAGCAAGGCTTCACGATTCGCAACACACGGGTGCATCACATGAGTGAACGCGCCAATGAGAACACGGTAGAACATCACTGGACATTTTGTAGAGTTGCGCAAAAGGTTGAGGACTGA